In the Silene latifolia isolate original U9 population chromosome 1, ASM4854445v1, whole genome shotgun sequence genome, GTGGAGCGAGACAGGGTACGGTGGTACTCATAAATCATAAGTATGACTAAAATCACTACTGATGGAACTGCTCTTGACTCTTACGAGTAATTAATAGGATTCCCGAGAAAATTAAGCTGATGGTTGGACGAAACGAAACCTCGGTTTATAGTTGTTGGTTTCCAATCTCCATTTGTGTCCGCATCACCAAATGAAGGTCATTAATTAAGAAGGATTCAAAGATGTACAACTCTGAGCCGATTACTTAATCCTCTTATATTGTGGTTACATGTGATGTTATGTACGGAGTAGTAGACATCAAGATGGGATGTTTACTCCTTCCAGGCTCCACTGACTTTACATTGTCACCTATCTTATGTCATGGGTGACTAACTGACTATGGACTTGCTTGACCTAGCACTCGCGGGTATTCTACTCATCCAAATCTTGTATTTGCCATATCATATACAAAAAAAATGGTTTTTCTTGGTTTTGGAACGAAAAAAGGGACAGTATGAAAATGTGGTGACGGTTAGTCTTCCTTATAACCGGCCTCATAATAGTTCATACTATGACGATGACAATAAAGTAATGTTACATCATATTTACAGCTTATTTGAAAATTTTGTAAGTTGAACAGTAaaagttgaaaagaaaaactcttacTATTGGTTTATTTGTTAATTAACAATTGAATGAGCTTAACAATTCAAAGGCAACTAGAATCGAAATACGAGATCGCAACATGTTCGATTTAGAGTTCCTTTACTTTTCCCACATTCTTAgttaaaaagtttttttttttttttttttttttttttttttttttttgcttggaATTAGCTGAACATATACTCGGAGCTGACATTAAAATTGCTCTTAGGGCAATAGCAATGGTGAAAAAAATAAGAAATTTCATACACATAAGGAGCTCCTTAACCATTGAGCTACACAATAAGGACGTACTATCTCCGACTCTCCGTCTTACAATACGAGTTTCATGactaatactccgtattattaCTAACAAAATCACACACCCTGGCCTTCATGGAAACgaagtaaaaatgtaaaatctaGTATATATGAAGGATAAGAAAGAAACTTCTGGATAATATTGGTGATGTTTTCAATTCTCATGTCACTAAAACTTTGTCTCAGCCGTGTCAGGAAGTAATTTGATGGAGTCAGAACGTAAATCATTTCTCATCCCGTTATTGCTATGCACGGAAACCGAAGAATCAATCCACGAACCATCTATCCCGGTGCTCCCTTGGGTTTGACTAGAGTACGAACTCGTTGAATGAAGAGAATGCTCTTCCTTGGATATTCTCTCCAAAGCTTTGAACCTTAGTTGGTCGTTGGTCCCACTAAGCTTGACAGTCGAGGCTTGGACAGGAATTTGGCCATCGATCATGCATACAACCGAAGACATAGACGGCCTTAAAGATGGAGATGGGTTGGTACACAACAATGCTAGGTTCAGCAGCCTCAGTGCCTCTTCTTCCGAGTAACTTTGGCCGAGAGTTGGATCGACAAGCTCCAGAAGGGTTCCATGCTCGTGTAAGACACAGGCCTTTACCAGATAGAGAACAAGATTACAAATGAACATGGCAGCAGTATGGCACGACGTTCACAATTGTTAGCGCAATTGCGATCAATGTCATCATTTAATAACATGGCCATGAagagacattatggtatatataagCAGAAGGCAATAAAAGCAGGAAAATACCCAGTCAAGAAGGTAGACAAACTCTTCCTTTGGCTTATAGCTAGTATTGCTCATCCCGCTCACAATCTCAAGAACGACAACTCCATAGCTGTAAACATCTGCCTTATCGGTTAGGTAACCCCTCATCGCATACTCGGGAGCCATGTATCCTctgaaaaagaaatcaattttaaAAGGTTATTGAGTTTAATAGAGGGGCAAATAACTACAGTTCCATTTTCAGCATAATACTTGAGTGAATATGCTTGCGATATCTTGTGGGTAAAAAAGAAGTAACCATAAACTCACATTGTTCCCGCAATCCTAGTACTTATATGAGTATTTTCttcttcatcaagcttagccagaCCAAAGTCGGATATCTTAGCATTCAGGTCTTTATCGAGTAATACATTAGTCGCCTTAATGTCCCTGTGAACGATCTTCAGCCTCGACTCCTCATGAAGATAAGTTAACCCCCTTGCAATTCCTAAGCATATTTTCCTTCTTGTTCGCCAGTCCAGGGCCAACTTCTGATTCTCTTGTCCTGGAAAGGTTTATTACTACCTCAATCCCAAATTTTATGCCCCCATTGTTACTTTAATGATCCCAACTAATGTTAAATTTGAACATTAGCTTTTCCAAATATATgttagtcgcattacaatagaggggaggggggattcgaacctgggacctattgtccacaatacctccgtcttaaccactagactaagacatcttcggtAATATATATGAATAAGATGGGGAGTAATATTCAAGGTAATTTTCTGTTAGGCGTAATTAGATACTCCGTATTCCATACTGTACAGTTGTACTTACCAAAAAGTGCACGAGCAAGCGAGTTGTTTTCCATGTATTCATATACAAGCAGCAATTCTTTCCCTTCAATGCAACATCCATATAATTTAACAAGATTTGGGTGTTGCAAGGCAGAAATCATGCCTATCTCATTCACAAATTCACGGTTTCCTTGCTTTGATTTCGAGGACAGTTGTTTGACAGCGATAACCTTGCCGTCTGCCACTACACCCTGAACTCACACAATAATGAAAAAAACGGTCATGATTGCAATGTCAACAGTTTTAGCTAAGCAAGCAACAAAGTGAATAAAAATGGATCAATAGTGTACCCTGTAAACAGGCCCAAAACCTCCTTCACCTATTTTATTGCGGATACTGAAGTTCTCTGTCGCGGCTTTGATCTGCCTTAAGGAGAAGTAAGCCGTCCCTAGTCTGTGAAACTCTGCATTGCTTGAACTATTTCAGTACGCAAATTTGGagtaaagaatttttttttttttgtttgcagATAACTAACCCAAACTATAGTTGTCATATGACAAGATATTTAGGTCTGATGCTCTGAGAAATGAAGTTAGCCAGTTAGCAGCGTTAAGTTAACTTGTATTTGAATGTAACTGAAAATCTTCAATGACGTTAGATTAGTACTACTTCAGCTCACTTTGCTCGTGGAGTCGCACTGCATAAGCATAATTGAGTGTGTCTTCTCTTATCTCAAGAGGGAGTGTTAAGAATTTTTTTGGCAGCTCAATAAATATTTTGATATATAAATTTTCCCAAATGTAATACTAACCTtcgttttcatcatttcttccaCCTACAAAACCAGTAACTCTGTGAATGGCCAGAATTAACACAAGAATGGCACAAAAAGCAAGCACAATCCCAGCAACGGCCACACCTGAGAGTCCTTTGCGAATGTTAAAGTCTGCAAAAAGACGGAAGGGAAATTCATAAACAACATAAGCAAGACAGCATGATAAGACTAAGTATTGATTTGACATGGAATGTTGACGAACTGGGTGTCACTGCGATCCCCGATATAAGAGGTCCATATGCGCCTCTGATAGGAACAGTAGTAGTTCCTCGTCCACTCCAGTATAAGGAGATCTCGAGTGTGCTTCCATTAACAAAGATATCGTTAAACGTCTTAATGATGGGCTTATGATGACCTCCAGCAGCGGCAGCAATATCAAAATTCTTCAGCACTACATTCCCCTGTAATTGTCGCAATAATTTAAGTCAAACTTCAAACATATTACAATAACATTACCCCACTGTCTCAAAGGTCCAGGGCAAGGTAAGGGGGTTCAAAAGTACACAATCTTACCCTCATGCTTAAACAGTGAGATTGTTGTCCAacataaagaaaattacaaaggTTACTTTAATGTTTAAGAAGTTACCACACGTCTCGAACAGAAGTTCATGGAATACCTGAATTGACACGTCAAAGAAGCGTCTTCCAAGGCTACTAAAATACATTATTTCAGCAAAGTGCAGCCTCACTGTGTAACTGCCTCGTAACAAACAAAGGCCATAATACTTGAGTGAAAGAGGTGACAGACGAGCTGTTTGGTAAATACCAGTTACATTAGCATTAGATGTGTCCACTGCAATGAAGTTGGCTGTGACAGTATTAATAAAAGATCCTGTACTACTGTAAGCCCATTGTTCTCCGGATGCATAGAAAGTAGAAGGGCCACCAGGACTTGCATCTGCTTCATACTTGTTCCGTTCGAAAGTCATATTGCTTCCGCCACAATTAATGAATAAAGAATAATCTGCCAAAAGTGTTTTAGGAGTGTGACAAAGGAGACAACATTGCAACGAAATACTCCCTCAGTCCCAATAGGTTTACCACAAATTCTCCCTTatgacggagggtatccgtcacaaacttgtgacgggtaccatattgtctcacaaaaaacccataagggtgagagaaggagcacatggggtgggtgcccaccctgtcccctctacccatctccactcacaaaatacccgtcgtaatatccgacccgtcacaagggagacctacTGTAGGTTTACAGTTTCTTTAGGACCACTTTTAAGAGACAACAGTCCAGGAAATGAGGAAAGGTTAATTCACATGACCTTACTTTGACAAAAATGGACGGAAGGAGTACGCAAACTATAACATCAATTATGTTCTTACATTGGGGTTTTTTGGAGCAAGGGAGGTCCTTCATCATGTACCAATTTACTCTGCAGATAAATTTCATTTCAGAACAAggggaaaaaacaaagacattTCAAGCAATGATACATATGAAAATAGAAGAACATACGATTTGCCCTTTTTAGGTGAATAGCTAGCAACCAAATTCCTGTCAGAAAAATTGAAATAATAGATCCATGAAGAGACACCATTGGATAAATCTTGGAGAAAAAAGTACAAGAAAATAGTACTGTAAAATTATTCTTACACATTTGCCTGCGGGCGATCATTAAAATTATTATACGATACATCACTGCAACAGCCAAGAAAAAGTACTGTAAAATTTGATTTGTTTAAAAACTTGCAGTTATTTCTGAACAGATATAAACTCACATATAATATTTGTGGTCCAATATCCAATCTGGCAATGGTCCAGAAAGTGAGTTGTTTGCAAGGAACCTATATCAGCAGCATCAAAATATCCTTATGATTGTCAGGAGTTATTAAGAGATTAGTAACTAGTTAAGTCGGTTTGGCTATATTTTATATGCATATTAACTTACAGATACACTAGATGTTCGAATCTACCCAATATTTCGGGAATAGGACCGCTTAAACGATTGAAGCTCAAATCCCTGCAATATATAGATATAAAGCAGCAAGCATTTCTTATTTTAAATTCTGATTAACTCCAACAGAAGTTGGCAATAATCTAAAAGGCGACATAAGTATTACTTACAGAAGCTTCAACTCCACTAAGCTCTGTACATAATCAGGGATTCGTCCTGTTATTGAGCAGTTCCTTAATATTCTGAGCACATACTACAGTATGTCAGAAACTGGACTGAAAACTAACCCTTTGTTTGGATTCACAATAAGGACTGAGGAGGGACGAGAAGGGGAGGAAAAGAGGATGGAGGAGAGGGAAAGGGCAGAGCGAATGGCGAATGCACCAatgccatttttcttccaaaTCATTCCTATGTTGTAGAGGTTTTTTATTTAACTTGTAGAACGGAAAATGGTACCCTCCATTTCCCTCACCTCCAAAACCGTCCTATTCAgtttgctaaccaaacaagggAAATGTACCAATATCATTAAAACATGGACTCACAGATAATTTAAACTTGTCATGTCTGCCACATTTGGAAAAGATATGCTATTTGCATCGAGATCTGAAATTCTCCTGAGCATTATTTACAATAGATTCATCAAGATTCAGGTCTTTCTAATATAAAGAAGAAAGTCAGATACAACAGATGGAAAAAACAGGATATTTTTGCACTTACAAAGTTTGCAAGTTTCTCAGAGAAGAAAATGTAGATGGAATCGGACCCTCCATAGAAGTGCCTTGGATATCCCTGTAAGGTGTAAAGTGTAAACAAAAGCAAAAAAATGAGACAAAGTCATGAGCAAAAGGCTCAAATGAGATCCAAACATACTATTACATGTGCACTCAAATTAAGAAAACTCACAGCTTCGTAAGGTTGGTCAAACTACCAATGAAACTTGGTATTTTACCAGATATCGTGTTTCCATTCAACTTTCTGTAAGTAGTACACAATAGTTAGATGCAGGAATGTCAAGTTCTGTAAATTGAAACAAGGGTGACTTACAGTTCTGTCAAGTTCTGTAAATTGACTAATGTATCAGGTAAAGTTCCGTTGAAGAAGTTTGCACCAAGAACCCTGCATTTAGGAATAAGCAATATTGATGTCAATTCTCAAGCTGCCAACCTACCATAAGAGGAACAATGTGTGTGAGTTAAACTCATGCTGAAATTTTAACTCACAAATTCTGCAAGTTTTTCAAATTCCCGAGACTCCTTGGAATAGGTCCTTCAAATCCGTTGTCTTGCAAGACTCTGAAAAATCCTACATAAAGATTAAAGACAATACTAGTGATGAAATTAAAAACTGTTAAGGCACTTACAATTGTTCAAGAGAGGTTATCcgcccaatttcataaggaatcGGACCAGTGTTCAGATTCCCCTGCAGCGTTCTGTAATGCATAGCAAAAACACATGTAAACTTGTACACAACCTTTCAAAACATATCTAAAAGCACGTATTATGAAGACAAGTGAGCAATATGCTTACAAGATGACAAGCGGGATCTTTGTCAAACTTTCAGGAATTCTTCCAGTAATATAGTTTACGGAGAGATCGCTGGGAACAAGGTGAACCTAACTTGTCAGTGTCACGCAGTTCTCATTGAGTGACGGTAAAAAGAGTACAGATAGTCCCAACTCACTCAATTACTTACATTTCTTGCAAATGACTAAGGTTTCCGAATTCTTCAGGCAAAACTCCTGTAAGATTAAGTCCTTTCAACTGACTGTAACCAGAACAAAAAAATCCAAACAAGGAAAACAGACTCAGTTTGCCAAAAGTTACCGATAAACATTCATCAATGAGATTATGTGGATGTGACATAGAACACTAGTCTGAGTTCCTTATACAAGGACATTAAAGAACAGCAGGCAAGAGGAGAATGGAAATATACATGTGTGTAACATGGCAAATAGTGCCTCCCTTAAAAGAACAGTCGCAGGTAACGTTGCTAAGACTTGCATTGCTGAATATTTTGTTAAAACTTCTACCTCCATCGCTGCAGGATGTTTGACTGACTCTCCAATGTGTATTTTTCAATTTGTTCGAAATAATTTTCAGAGAATTCACTGCCAAGCACAAGGGAAGACTGTCAAAACAAATGCAGGTACAGTACTCTACTCCATTCACGTAATTCACTACATATGTCTGTACCAAAATTTAAGGAGGCgggaaattattttatattaaaagATTGGACTTTGGAGTCACAGTGACATAGTTGGAAAATAAATTATGTCAACAGCAAGCATTTTGTGGATTATTTCTTACCCTTAGTATACTTTATCGGCATGTCCTTAATCCGCATCACATTTGTTTCCCTCTACACATTTACAACCTTTCAACTTGGTGTGTCATTTTCATGTTGGTGGGATCCGTTTCACACAAAATTAGTCTAAAATGGTCTTATAAAAGACAACTGTTGTATTTCAATTTCACTTTTGCCCGTTCAAAAAAGTCCTACCTTGAACGGTTTATTTTCTCGCAATATCCCAGACATAATACATGGTACAAGTAGTTTGCAAAACACGGACATTAGAACCGCCACACTACAGTTTCGGTAACAGTTATAGAACCCACTTATTAATGCATAATCTCATTCAAAATGTTCCCAGGAGAGTCTTGCCTTATTTATTCATGACTTTAGCCAAGTAAATCAACTCATACTACGGAGTATTTGAAATAATTAATACTCCTTCAgtctcgatcatttgtttatCCTCATATTTTAATCATAGCTAAACAAATATTAACTGAGAAATGGAGTAGTCAAACACCAAAGTCATACAAGAAACATAAATTAGGATTGAATGAAGAAGTTCTATTAGGGAGAATTAGGAGTGGGCGAAAAATTCCAGCGGGGCGAAATCGAAATTTCAACTAAAAGCTTCAATAATTCCACTTTTCAGTATTAATACCGCCTGGCTACGGTGGCCCCCTGTTAGCCACCGGCCACCGCCTTGCAATGCTACAAAATTCAGTAAtttaatctaaaaaaaaaaatggatttCATAAAGGGAAGACACAAATACTTACAAGTGAAGTAGACAATCAAGAATCAAGGAAAAGCACTGTAATTGGAGTAAATTAATTTGCTAAAGGTGGTTCGCGCGGTGCAAATGTGTGGAATTACGATGGCCCTTGGGTGGAATGGTAAATTTAAAATGGGTTAAATATAGTGGACTAATTGTTaaatcaaaaataaaataccttgGAATTATCAAAAACTTTAGGTGGTTTATTCAAATCGGGTTATTTAAACTCGTtttaatctaataaatatataataCATTTATACATGTAAAATCGTAAAATGATAAATTAAAAAGGAAATTTAATTttctaaaatgacaaataaaattaAACGGAGGGAGTAATTACATTATTAATCGTATGTGTTAAAAATAAATTTAGAGAAAAAAAATTATGAGTAATAATTTTAATCAGCAAACAAGATAAAAAACTAAtggaattactttttcacatacgaactttacttttttttcacatacactttttcgtTAACTTTCCATATCATACCCTTTTTCTGAATTTATACAAATTAACTCTTATATAGGTGCTTTTTTAGCTTTTCCCCTAATATCGAATCTAATTACTCTAAAAATTTGAACAATGGATCATAATTTTCCAATTAATGAAATAATTTAGTAGTTTAACAATTATTAATTTGATTTGTTGAAATTATTAGGGTTTATTAACCTTCAATTTTTTCAGGGGCCCTGACATTAAGTTCTGACATTTGCCGTAAGTTGCAAAGGACGAAGTGCCTTGACATTTGACGCACCATTCAGATTCTCACACTAGTGTACGTACATTTGTTGTGTGTataccaaataataataataataataataataataataataatggtgccTTGATATGGGAGAAAGAAGGTTGGGGAACGGACGGGATGACAATGGAGTGGTCGAATCAGAGGGGAGGTCTGTTTAAGGGGGCGTAGAGATTGGTCGGACCATGGCTCGATGAGTATAAGGTCGGACAAAGTGGTTGCCGGAGGGAGGTGAAGGGAAGGCATGGAGGAGTGAATGGAAGGGAGGTGAAAGAAAATCAATTAGGGGAGGGAGAAAAAAAATAACAAGGGTAA is a window encoding:
- the LOC141613005 gene encoding putative LRR receptor-like serine/threonine-protein kinase At1g53430, with product MVAFPPKLRPYFLCMFLFIICVNKFGFNAQLIPEDEVNSLKIISNKLKNTHWRVSQTSCSDGGRSFNKIFSNASLSNVTCDCSFKGGTICHVTHIQLKGLNLTGVLPEEFGNLSHLQEIDLSVNYITGRIPESLTKIPLVILTLQGNLNTGPIPYEIGRITSLEQLVLQDNGFEGPIPRSLGNLKNLQNLVLGANFFNGTLPDTLVNLQNLTELKLNGNTISGKIPSFIGSLTNLTKLDIQGTSMEGPIPSTFSSLRNLQTLRISDLDANSISFPNVADMTSLNYLILRNCSITGRIPDYVQSLVELKLLDLSFNRLSGPIPEILGRFEHLVYLFLANNSLSGPLPDWILDHKYYIDVSYNNFNDRPQANVNLVASYSPKKGKSVNWYMMKDLPCSKKPQYYSLFINCGGSNMTFERNKYEADASPGGPSTFYASGEQWAYSSTGSFINTVTANFIAVDTSNANVTGIYQTARLSPLSLKYYGLCLLRGSYTVRLHFAEIMYFSSLGRRFFDVSIQGNVVLKNFDIAAAAGGHHKPIIKTFNDIFVNGSTLEISLYWSGRGTTTVPIRGAYGPLISGIAVTPNFNIRKGLSGVAVAGIVLAFCAILVLILAIHRVTGFVGGRNDENEEFHRLGTAYFSLRQIKAATENFSIRNKIGEGGFGPVYRGVVADGKVIAVKQLSSKSKQGNREFVNEIGMISALQHPNLVKLYGCCIEGKELLLVYEYMENNSLARALFGQENQKLALDWRTRRKICLGIARGLTYLHEESRLKIVHRDIKATNVLLDKDLNAKISDFGLAKLDEEENTHISTRIAGTIGYMAPEYAMRGYLTDKADVYSYGVVVLEIVSGMSNTSYKPKEEFVYLLDWACVLHEHGTLLELVDPTLGQSYSEEEALRLLNLALLCTNPSPSLRPSMSSVVCMIDGQIPVQASTVKLSGTNDQLRFKALERISKEEHSLHSTSSYSSQTQGSTGIDGSWIDSSVSVHSNNGMRNDLRSDSIKLLPDTAETKF